In Arachis hypogaea cultivar Tifrunner chromosome 7, arahy.Tifrunner.gnm2.J5K5, whole genome shotgun sequence, the genomic window ATAAAATCAATTCACGTTCACACCCTATATATACACGATTGATCctttataattcgaaccagcctggttcaaACTATACtttgtgtaattcgaattaactTATTTCGAATTACATGAAATTGCGTCATTGTGAGTAATTCAAatcaacatgattcgaattactattagtgtgtaattcgaattaggTGACTTCGAATTATGTTAGTTTGTGTGTCAGTGTATAATTTAAATCTACATTATTCGAATTATATGTTAGTTGAGTTCGAACTTACCTGCTTCAAACTACAtaaatcaaagcaaattaaaaTGGACAATCTCATTGTTTCAATTTAACTTATTATAAGTCACAATAATTAAGTTCACATAAATAATAACATGTAATATATTAAAGTATGTTAAAACTAAActtaatttatcaatttattttaaacaAATGGAAAGATTCAAGTTGAATACAGCTATTAGAAATTTATAGAATTCTCAAAAgttacaaaataaattatttattcaacTTGATAAGAATTAGTAAAGAGTAAaagtttcataaaaaaaaaataaatatatataaggaTTGACTAAGATTTTATTATTAGAACAGGAATGCTAGTTCGCTATACATTTAagtatctttttatttaattttattcaagttGATCCAACACTAACAAAAATCACTCTTATTAAAAGAGCATCATTACAcatactttttcttcttctttcaaatacgTACATacgttatcttcttcttttaaattcacgcatacttcctcctcctcctccttattCACATACGATGATTCTTTTTTTGCTtctcctctttctcctcttcttctttccctcTTTTGTTATCGTCATTACCAACAACACCAATATTTTGCtaatgaattattttttcaatcgaATTGAATATAATACAATTGCtaaattgtattgaattgaattgaatggacgcaggtgttctaaattgaattgaattgataatctctaaattgtagacacatgtattttgaatttgattttatataatggataatgttctgttcatttagtactatacaattgttttaccttaataacatgttcggttcattatgcagaaaattattttaaatttgatttcatataatggataatattccattcatttagtactatacaattgtttcaacTTAATAACATATTTGGttcattatgaattgaattgataatctctaaattatTGTAGACacaggtgttttgaatttgattttatatgatggataatgttccgttattcatttagtattatacaatTTTTTCACCTTAATAACATATTCGATTCATTATGCATAAAActgttttgaatttaattttatataatggataatgttctgttcatttagtactacacaattgtttcaccttaataacgtgttcggttcattgTGCAGAaagttgttttgaatttgattttatataatggacaatgtTTCATTCATTtcgtactatacaattgtttcaccttaataacatgttcagttcattatgaattgaattgaattattttaaattgaatagaTGCATgtgttctgaattgaattgaattgataatttataagaggaggagaagaaagagaaggagaagaagaaagaaagaaaaaaaatctgtgtgcaaatttggaagaagaagaaaaaaaaggagaagtagaataaggagaagaagaagaaaaaaaaagaatgaggagaagaaggaaaaaaaaagaatctgcaaatttgaaaaaagaaaaaatataagaaagaggagaagtaaaaaaaaaatagtgcataatttaaaaattattccaacaatttggataaatttagataaaaattttatttaaatgtaaaacttTATTCTTActcgaaattttcaaaaaaaaatagaattagctatatcaagtgttttttttttctattacaaAAGTGTGATAGAGAGTAAATGCAAGTATATTGTTACTAGTATTATTGTCTCTCTTTGTTGTTATGTTATTAAAGAATTCATTAAAATTATGCTATATTATTGTTGAAGTGGTAGTCATGTAAGTGAGAAATTTTGGACAAATTAGTTGtggattttaaaatttacatataataaaaatataatatgatttTATTAGTGGAAGAAGTTTAAAAAAGTAAATCTTGTCATCttcttgtattttttattatattttttaggataaagtataatatggattttgtatttttttccaaATGTACTTCTGTTTTATTATATTTCATTATAATTAAAGTTGCTAGACAATTCTTGAGTTATAACAATAGAATTATAACAAtagaattatatatttatatttacccTATTTAATATTTGAGACAAAAAGAACATAAATAATTTCATCCATTACACATTTCGTGAGACAAAAAGTAGGAGTAGAATTAATGTTTGGTCATCTCTCATATCATATTGGGCAAATAGTAGACCATTAATAATGCGAATTCGTCATTCCCGTATTAAGAAAGTATTttgattaattaagaaaaatataccaGGAATCAGATAAAAATACATGTTAGCAATACGTCCACGTTGGTGCTGAACCTTATGGTGGGTGATTGTCCGATCCCCGTGGTGGGATTAGATATGTATTTacaaaagaataatattatatatatggtcaataaatttattattttttattaatatttactcaattttaaataataaaatttataatttctaaattttttattttaataataacagttattgattttttttttttttacattttttgaaataaattaccaaaaaaatgttaaaaagctcacaaaatttattatttttattcaacaATTAACcaataatgtttaaaaatataaattaaaaaataattgctcacaatttttatatgaaaataataattacatatcattattaaataattaaattattaattaatactttttaattatcaattttaggTGAATATTCACTTTAGTACAGTTTTTGGTTAAATGCAGACCCTTCCAATTCCAAACGAGTGAAAACTCTATAATAATCTCTTACATTTGGAACACTTGATGATGCTtgtcttgattttttttatatttagactacatttactttttaaaatagaataaaataaaatactaaaaataagatataaacgACTAagatacaaaattttatatttttgtattttatttagtgataaattaaaacaaataataaaaatttaattttttttcaatcaaaaaatttgagataaaaaatataataataaaaaattaataaaaataataaaataaatccctTATTAATATTTTTGGTATCCATCttatacaaaatatactaattggTCTATTATGTCAAACAAAATCTTGTGTGTCAATATTCTGTTAAACAAAGAGAGGCTTAAAGACCTCACAAGTTTCCAAAAGCATATAACCATCCAAGACAAAAAGTTAGATCAAAGGGAGGCAAACAAATCATAGGAATTCATTGTTGGTAATTAAACAAGCTTATTGTGAAATACATACACTGTAATATAAGTGGAACTTAGTAATGTTATTAATGTAGTGGAATGCATGCAGGGTAGTTATTAAGAAGCTAGTGAAGCAAGAACTCTGCGGGGTGTATTGCATGGTCTTCGAGCATGAAGAACAGCCAAGTTATCAATGATGAGAACATCACCTTTGTTCCATGGAATCGCAACACATTCCTCCTCCATTATTCTGAGGCACTCAGTCACCGCACCCTCCGGTAGTGGCTCCCCATCACCGAAGGTCACAGGCTTTGATGGATCATCCCATCCCACCATAGTATGGAACCACACCTTGCATCCCCTCCTCTCATCATACCTCACACCTTCCACTGGCCCTATTATCATCTTCACTCCTCCCTCCTCCAACCATTCCAACTTCATCCCCATTTCATTCGCCCTGCATTTTTCCAATTTCAATAATTGCAATTCAATTTGAATGACTATGAAAACTGTGAAACTAGTTAATTACCTCTGCTGGGCTAGGGTTTTGTCTGTGGTGTTGAAGTTTGACTTCCAGCCACGGCCAATCGGAGAAGAAGTGTCGTCGTTGTCACCTAAGAACCTTGTGTACAACAAGCCATGCTTCTCTAACCGCTCAACGAACTCAGGCTGCGCCTTCTTCATCTTTTCGTACACAAGGTTACTCAGAACTATTGGAGTCTCGCCGCCACTTCCAGCCTGAGGCTCTacttcacagaagaagaagaacttggaAGGAAACTCAGGAACCAGGGCCATCTCGTGGTGGAAAGCGATGTACTGCTCCGGCGGGGACTCATTGGCGGTGAACACACGCCCTACAACTTTGGAGCGTGGTGCGGAGATACTGGCCAGGCGGAATTCGTCGTAGCCGAAGGCCTCAACGACGTCGTTGAAGTCGGAGGGGGTGTTCAGCTGGAATCCCCTCAGAAGCAGAGCACCGGATTCCGCAAGAAGCGAATCCAGCAACTGTTTATGAGATTCTATGAGTTGCTGCGGAgatggagaaggagaagaagaaggagtcaCCACGGCTGGGAATCGAGCTCCGCCGTGAAGGTTCCTTTGCTGTGGAACCTCAATTTCCACCACCAATCCCTCTGAAAACCTCATGCTTCTCTttcttagttaattttttttaataaaagatattaGTTGATGAATGGATAATTAAAGTGTTTCCCAACTTGTTTAATCATACTTTCTCATTTACACTTTAATAAAGacattaaaaatgtcttttttttaagaCGTTTATACGTGTCATGTTATTATTGAACATTCTTATtaaatcaattaataatttattttttaataaatcagaacaaaattagtttattatagcaacaataataaattcaattgtcTGTATTATAATTACTAGACCCAATTTGATCCGATTAAATTATACAATCTAAActgaatatctttaaatttttttataaaaagataaatatatctctaattttttgttttgcagacatttaaatatctaaaaatttaaaaatacaataaaatccttaaaaaaataggtttattgttattattataaaaaaaatcaattatattctaatttgttaagaaatttaaaaataaccgattcattaatacgtccaataataatgcGACATCTTTACACGTTCTAAACGTCTTTATGGGAGCATCCCATAGTAGATATCTTGCTTTACTTGTTATGATTGTTATTTATTTACTGCAGTTAGTTAACCTTATTTAGAGAGGAATCTTTTCCGTTAGGTTAGGGGTTTGTTAGTTTGTTAGCCTGATATGTGTATGTGTGTATATTCCACCCAGAGATACaccaaaaaatcattttcagtacCATTTTTGGTTCCAACATGGTATCAGAAgaatttttcatacttttctgcgTTCTTCTCTGATCCTCTTCCCTCTTTCTCGAACTTTCTTTTCCCCTTTTACTTTCTCTCCAACCTTCAATTTTTTTCTGCAATGGCGGCGATCGATGAAGCCAATTCTTTTCTGCTCCATTCCTCCGATGAACCGAACCTTGCCTTGGTCACGCAAGTGCTCACCGACGACAATTATCCTTCATGGAAGAGATCGATGGAAATGACGCTTAATGGCAAAAACAAACTTGAATTCGTTGACGGCACGATTCCGCCACCTGAGGAAGGTGTGTCTCACTCTTCCAAGCTCCGCTGGCATCGTCTGAACAACATCGTCAGCACCTGGATTCTCAACTATGTCTCCAAGGAGATCGCATCGAGCTTGATCTTTGCTGGTTCTGCTCATGAGATTTGGATAAATTTAGGTCACTTATTTCAGCAAAAGAACCGTCCTCGAATCTATGAACTACGAAAAGAGTTAATCAATTTGAAATAAGATTCTCTTGCTGTCTCTCAGTTTTTTACGAAGATGAAGTGTGTGTGGGAGGAATTATGCCATTTTTGACCTTCAGTACGCTGTAATTGTGGTGGTGCTCGTGAATTTTTAGCTCATGCTGATGAGGAATATGTTCTCGTCTTCTTAATGGGGTTGAATGATGTGTACCATCAAGTTCGGAGCCAAATTCTGTTGATGAAGCCTTTGCCTAGCATCTCTGAAGTTTTTTCGCTAATCGTTCAAGAAAAGCGGCAACGAGGACTAACTCTTGCTCCTCCAACAAGCAATGAGACGCAGCTGGCTTTTGCCGTGAAGAACACACAGTATAACTCTAAGATCCGTCCAGGGAAGAAAGATAAGCTGCTCTATGTTCACTGCGGTTTACTCGGCCACACCAAGGATAAATGCTACAAGTTACATGGTTATCCACCTAATTACAAGAAGCAAAGTCTAGCCACAATTCGGGTCAACCATGTGGACACAAGTCAGGACATTCCTCTTCAGCTCACTCCTCAACAGTATCAACAATTAATATCACTCTTATATATCTACACAGGTTTCATCCACAATGCCCCCTATTATCACTGCTGAAGCTTCAAGCGCAGGGAAAGGTAAATATTTCTCT contains:
- the LOC112703091 gene encoding clavaminate synthase-like protein At3g21360, with translation MRFSEGLVVEIEVPQQRNLHGGARFPAVVTPSSSPSPSPQQLIESHKQLLDSLLAESGALLLRGFQLNTPSDFNDVVEAFGYDEFRLASISAPRSKVVGRVFTANESPPEQYIAFHHEMALVPEFPSKFFFFCEVEPQAGSGGETPIVLSNLVYEKMKKAQPEFVERLEKHGLLYTRFLGDNDDTSSPIGRGWKSNFNTTDKTLAQQRANEMGMKLEWLEEGGVKMIIGPVEGVRYDERRGCKVWFHTMVGWDDPSKPVTFGDGEPLPEGAVTECLRIMEEECVAIPWNKGDVLIIDNLAVLHARRPCNTPRRVLASLAS
- the LOC140174366 gene encoding uncharacterized protein produces the protein MAAIDEANSFLLHSSDEPNLALVTQVLTDDNYPSWKRSMEMTLNGKNKLEFVDGTIPPPEEGVSHSSKLRWHRLNNIVSTWILNYVSKEIASSLIFAGSAHEIWINLAHADEEYVLVFLMGLNDVYHQVRSQILLMKPLPSISEVFSLIVQEKRQRGLTLAPPTSNETQLAFAVKNTQYNSKIRPGKKDKLLYVHCGLLGHTKDKCYKLHGYPPNYKKQSLATIRVSSTMPPIITAEASSAGKGPPELQDNWKSTYSSLPDPFDDHVLPKPVEVFLNTPQLVSLATPVPIVTQS